aaatacttgaaaagatattggccgggcgtggtggctcatgcctgtaatcccagcactttgggaggccaaggcgggtggatcacaaggtaaggagttcaagatcagcctggccaagatggtgaaaccccttctctactaaaaaaaaaaaaaaaaaaaaaaaaaaaacttggccgggcacagtggctcacacctgtaatcctagcactttgggaggctgaggtagatgaatcaggaggtcaggagatcaagaccatcctggccaacatggtgaaaccctgtctctacaaaaatacaaaaattagccaagcatgatgctgggtgcctataatcacagctacttgggaggctgaggtggaagaatcacttgaaccagcgagtcagaagttgcagtgagctgagatcgcaccactgtgacCCACCCTGTGCGACAAattgagattccatctcaaaaaaagaaaaaaaaattaaaaggtatatTTGCCTCATTATGTTACAATAACTAATATGGAAAGCAATATTGCAATCCCTATTAGCACATGAGATCAGATGAATTCTCCTTTGTCCCCGGAcctgctgcctcctcctgctTGTCAGGGGACAGACCCAGTACATCTCCCCTCAGCGCTGGGTGGACGGAACCCTTGCTTTCTCGGAGGAAACCCAGGAATCCCAGAGACAAAGGGGAAGGGGACTGGCATGTGGCTGCGCAGGGCTGACTGAGGTCGGTGTCAGCAGACTGTGGGGCAGGTTCCCAGGAGGCTGCTTACTGGGCCCTGCTCCTGTGGTTTCCCCCAAGTCGTGATTCTGAAATGAATAAGGATGGTGCAGAACTGGACTGCAAATGCAGGAGTGACTTCCTGGGAGGGTGGGGCCCCTATCTCTCCTAGACTCTGTGGTCAGACTCTGGCCAACACCCCCTCTAAGCCCACAGGAGAGGAACAGGAGTGATAGCCCCCAAACCCCAGTTGCACCAGGCCTTGAGGGCCCCTTTGTCACTGGATCTGATAAGAAACCCCACCCCAGCAGCCCCCTCCCCTCACCTGACCAATGGCCACAGGCTGGCTGGGCCCAGCTCCCTGGATATAAGGAGACCTGGGGGCTGAGCACTACCAAGGCCAGTCCTGAGCAGGCCCAACTCCAGTGCAGCTGCCCACCCTGCCGCCATGTCTCTGACCAAGACTGAGAGGACCCTCATTGTGTCCATGTGGGCCAAGATCTCCACCCAGGCCGACACCATTGGCACCGAGACTCTGGAGAGGTGAGTGTCAGGCAGGACTGCCAGAGGGACTGGGTGGGAGGCCAGGTATGTGAGTGGGGacggtggggagggggtggtggggaggggatggtggggaggggatggtggggaggggacagtgAGGAGGGGATTGGGAGGGGACAGTGGGGAGGGGACAGTGGGGACGGGACCATGGGGAGGGGACAGTGGAGAGGGGACTGTGGGGAGAGGACAGTGAGGAGGGGACAGTGGGGAAGGGACAGTGGGGACAGATAGCCTTCCCTCTCAGTGAGGagggcagggtaaggagggtaCGATTAGGAGTTGCACAGGTATCTGGGCTCACTGAGACCTGAGCAGGCACAGGCCCAGGTTCTGACAAGCAGAGGGTGAAAAATTTTGCTCTAGACCTGAAGGGCCTTACAGGGCAGCCAGGGCACTACAGCCTCTACAGTCTCAGCATCTGATCTCAGCATCTGGGATCAGGCCACTGTCCCAGTATCAAAGTCCCAGCATCTGATCccctgggaggggccagggagcTTTTCCTTCCCTGGAACGCTGCTGGGAGGTCATGAGCCTGCAGAAGGGGTGGCGGGCAACCCAGtctggggctgggagggaggtcCTGTGGCCACAGGAGACggtggaggggctgggggcaCCAGGCGTGCTGCAGGCGGAGGGCGGGGACTTGGGGATCAGGCGAACAGAACCCGTTAGAAGCAGGGCGATGAGCCGGGAGCTGCAGCGACCTGGGGGGCCTCTAGCACAGGGCAGCCTGGGAGGCAGCCGGGCACCgcgaggaggggctggggcctgcTGCGGGGTCGCAGATGTGTCCTGGTGCCCGGAGAGGGCCGCAGGGCGCGGGGGCCGTGGGCGGGAGGGAGCGCTGCTGGGAGCTCACGGCCCCCGCCCCGCGTCCCAGGCTCTTCCTCAGCTACCCGCAGACCAAGACCTACTTCCCGCACTTCGACCTGCACCCGGGGTCCGCGCAGCTGCAAGCGCACGGCTCCAAGGTGGTGGCCGCCGTGGGCGACGCAGCGAAGAACATCGACAACATCGGCGCCGCCCTGTCCAAGCTGAGCGAGCTGCACGCCTACGTCCTGCGCGTGGACCCGGTCAACTTCAAGGTGAGCAGGGCGCGgtgcgggcggggcggggcggggtcgcggggcggggcggggcgggatcgccgggtggggcggggcggggtcGCGAGGAGGGGCGGGGCCCGGGCTAGGCCCCGCCCCCGCACTGAGCCGGCCCCGCCCCCAGCTCCTGTCCCACTGCCTGCTGGTCACCCTGGCCGCGCGCTTCCCCGCCGACTTCACGGCCGAGGCCCACGCCGCTCCTGGGACAAGTTCCTAGCGGTCGTATCCTCTGTCCTGACCGAGAAGTACCGCTGAGCGCCGCCTCCGGGACCCCCAGGACAGGCTGCGGCCCCTTCCCTCCAGGTTCCCAGCCCCACTTACCGCGTAATGCGCCAATAAAACCAACGAACGAAGCAGCGTCCACCGGCCCCTCGTGGTCCTCGGGCGGTGGGCGCGTGGGGAGGCGGAGCGGAGGAGACGCCCCGGCTGCTTCCCGGCCACGCTGGGCCGTGAGATCCTTGCACCGACTCCAGGGTCTGTAAGCAGTGCAGCTCCCGGGCGGGAGCGGGGGCACTCGGCACCCAGGCGTGGTGGAAAAGCGGTGCAGTTAGGCCTTTGCGGTAGGGGAGCAGCGCTGCCGCCCACCTGCCCTGCTGGCTCTCCCTGGACCTCCATggtcttccttctttatttctcccGAATGTACTATTTCCCTGATTTCAGAACGATCAGGGACGAAGAGGGGAGTGATGGGCGTCTGCGTTCACTCATTCCTCTTCCATTCCTCAATGAAACATTTATTGGCTTAAGACAGCCTAGCCATGTTTCTAGGCTATGACACCGCAGCTGAAATAAAGAAAGCTCTGCCTGGTGGGGCTGACAATCTAGTGGGGATACAGACGTGATATACAGATCACAGTtcacagaaatgaaaggaaaagaggcTGAGCCTCactcataagagaaatgcaaggACAAACCTCATTGAGATCCATGTCTCAATCTCCCTTGATAGGCAAAAAATCCAAGAGTTTGATCAGACTGCAGGGGCCCCCTCCTCCACTGGGCACCCCTCATCCAGGGCAGAGGAGCCCAGCCCAGGGCTTAAGTCCGGGGCATCTGATTTGCCAAAGACCTGAAACCCAAGCAAGTGTCCAACATCAGGGACTAACTGGGAAAATCAAGGATATCCACACAATGGAGaactcactgaaaaaaaa
The DNA window shown above is from Papio anubis isolate 15944 unplaced genomic scaffold, Panubis1.0 scaffold1839, whole genome shotgun sequence and carries:
- the HBZ gene encoding hemoglobin subunit zeta is translated as MSLTKTERTLIVSMWAKISTQADTIGTETLERLFLSYPQTKTYFPHFDLHPGSAQLQAHGSKVVAAVGDAAKNIDNIGAALSKLSELHAYVLRVDPVNFKLLSHCLLVTLAARFPADFTAEAHAAPGTSS